In Paracoccus fistulariae, a single window of DNA contains:
- a CDS encoding flagellar motor protein MotB, whose translation MAEGNGSTGPLVIIKRSSGAAEEGHHGGAWKVAYADFVTAMMAFFLLMWLLNATTEKQRAGLANYFNPTVARMPGAEGDGVEEGVRYSVTDPLPDSEKAGDFDQIAQEIQNQLTGTGAESMQLTNLLKHVVTRMTDEGLVIELTDLTDESLFIEDTAQARPVLRELARILPPILGNMRNDIAISGHVRAYPEVLKTSPVWALSDARAHAVRNLLEQAGLDAKRVQRVSGYADRKQRSGNPMDPVNNRIEVILLR comes from the coding sequence ATGGCTGAGGGAAATGGATCGACCGGACCGCTTGTGATTATCAAGCGCAGTTCCGGCGCGGCTGAAGAAGGCCATCACGGCGGTGCCTGGAAGGTCGCCTATGCCGATTTCGTGACCGCGATGATGGCGTTTTTCCTGCTGATGTGGCTGCTGAATGCGACCACCGAAAAGCAGCGCGCGGGGCTGGCGAATTACTTCAACCCCACCGTCGCCAGAATGCCCGGTGCCGAAGGTGACGGCGTGGAAGAGGGCGTTCGCTACAGCGTGACGGATCCTCTGCCTGACAGCGAAAAGGCCGGTGATTTCGACCAGATCGCGCAAGAGATCCAGAACCAGTTGACCGGAACCGGCGCCGAATCGATGCAGCTTACAAATCTGCTGAAACATGTCGTCACGCGCATGACGGATGAGGGGCTGGTCATCGAACTGACCGATCTGACCGACGAATCGCTCTTTATCGAAGATACGGCGCAGGCGCGGCCCGTTCTGCGCGAATTGGCGCGCATATTGCCGCCGATTCTGGGCAATATGCGCAATGACATCGCGATTTCCGGCCATGTGCGCGCCTATCCCGAAGTACTGAAAACCTCGCCCGTCTGGGCGCTCTCGGACGCGCGGGCGCATGCGGTCCGCAACCTGCTGGAGCAGGCAGGCTTGGATGCAAAGCGCGTCCAGCGTGTGTCCGGCTATGCCGATCGCAAGCAGCGTTCGGGCAATCCGATGGACCCGGTGAATAACCGGATAGAGGTGATTTTACTGAGATAG
- a CDS encoding flagellar hook-basal body complex protein, with the protein MNAGVSGLAVNSTRLATISDNIANSGTYGYKRMETEFNAFVLNQHRTAGVHSAGGVRVSTYRVVDDDGALVTTTHPLDLAVSGSGMLPVTSAVDLDNGFEEMPFMMTRTGSFRPDNNGVLRTDAGLVLMGWPASSDGTVPLSSRDAVGALEPIRLAVNQTAGDPTTRVNLGLNLPATETEPTASGDPYSLKVEYFGNLGTAETLEMTFTPDTSDPTGMSSRWTMEIRDSAADPASNLVGSYQIDFDETAANGGSIASVTTLTGGAYDPASGTLPLTLHNGAIDLFIGTPLGTTGVRQLSASFSPTNISKNGSPVGQLAGVAVDEDGFLKATYDTGFIKTLYQIPLVDVPNENGLTSVDGQAFKISTTSGGFFLWDSGDGPTGAIQGYARESSTTDVAQELTHLIQTQRAYSSNAKIIQTVDEMLQETTNIKR; encoded by the coding sequence ATGAATGCCGGGGTGTCCGGGCTAGCCGTCAATTCGACTCGATTGGCAACGATCTCGGACAATATCGCGAATTCCGGCACCTACGGCTATAAGCGGATGGAGACGGAATTCAACGCGTTCGTGCTGAACCAGCATCGGACTGCAGGGGTCCATTCAGCCGGCGGCGTTCGCGTATCGACCTATCGCGTGGTCGACGACGATGGCGCATTGGTGACCACGACACACCCGTTGGACCTGGCGGTTTCTGGCAGTGGGATGCTGCCGGTGACCTCGGCCGTCGATCTGGACAATGGCTTTGAAGAGATGCCCTTCATGATGACCAGAACCGGGTCTTTCCGGCCTGACAATAACGGTGTTCTGCGAACCGACGCTGGGTTGGTTCTGATGGGCTGGCCTGCATCCTCGGATGGCACAGTGCCGCTCAGCTCTCGCGACGCGGTTGGCGCTTTGGAGCCGATCCGACTGGCCGTGAACCAAACCGCCGGCGACCCGACAACGCGGGTCAATCTGGGCCTGAACCTGCCCGCGACCGAAACGGAGCCGACGGCAAGCGGCGATCCTTATTCGCTGAAGGTGGAATATTTCGGCAATCTCGGCACGGCTGAGACGCTGGAAATGACGTTTACACCCGACACCAGTGACCCCACGGGCATGTCCAGCAGATGGACCATGGAAATCCGTGATTCTGCCGCTGACCCAGCGTCGAATCTGGTCGGATCCTATCAGATCGACTTCGATGAAACGGCGGCCAATGGCGGAAGCATCGCAAGCGTCACGACGCTTACCGGTGGCGCCTATGATCCGGCGAGCGGGACCCTTCCTCTGACGCTGCACAATGGTGCGATCGATCTCTTTATCGGAACGCCGCTGGGAACAACGGGTGTGCGACAGCTTTCGGCCAGCTTCTCGCCAACCAATATCAGCAAGAACGGGTCCCCGGTGGGGCAGCTGGCTGGCGTCGCCGTGGATGAAGACGGCTTCTTGAAGGCGACCTACGATACAGGCTTTATCAAAACCCTCTATCAGATCCCATTGGTCGATGTGCCGAACGAAAATGGCCTGACCTCGGTGGACGGTCAGGCCTTCAAGATCTCGACGACGTCGGGCGGCTTCTTCCTGTGGGATTCGGGCGACGGTCCGACCGGCGCGATCCAGGGTTATGCAAGAGAATCCTCGACCACGGACGTGGCGCAGGAACTGACCCATCTGATCCAGACCCAAAGGGCCTATTCCTCGAATGCGAAGATTATCCAGACCGTCGACGAGATGTTGCAGGAAACAACCAACATCAAACGCTGA
- the flgK gene encoding flagellar hook-associated protein FlgK gives MSIAKALSNAVSGLTATARGTETVAANLANAMTPGYARREMAVSAQTLGGSGGGVRIDGIARIVNASLMAEARSAEAARANAATLSTYASRMEEAIGIAGDPGSLGAALTGFETALQSAASRPDDEVRLAQAVDAADQLARVLNSASTEVQKSRSAADQAISRDVAALNVGLERVAYLNRRIAVIEAEGRDSSSLVDQRQRLVDDIAKIVPVQEVAREGGKIALFTKSGAVLLDGSRPAEISFTAAHEISADRTVGSGALSRIQFDGAELTESQMRLFSGGSLEANFTIRDELAPKLQNDLDALSFDLHQRLTDSTVDPTLTATSTGLFTDAGNRADATSIVGLAGRVKVNAAVRPGDGGQLWRMRAGTHAAAPGVTGDNSLLRAMTAALNKPSGALAGSDFEGVASLSGRFALVESRVSTIRVNAEAETAIRNGQADTISSRFMGDGVDSDAEMQKLLQYEQAYAANARVIQAVNDMMDQLLRI, from the coding sequence ATGAGTATCGCAAAAGCACTGTCAAACGCGGTGTCCGGCCTGACGGCAACGGCGCGAGGTACCGAAACCGTTGCAGCAAATCTCGCGAATGCGATGACGCCGGGCTACGCGCGACGAGAGATGGCCGTATCTGCACAGACCCTTGGTGGCAGTGGTGGCGGCGTGCGCATTGACGGGATCGCGCGGATCGTCAACGCCAGCTTGATGGCTGAAGCGCGATCAGCAGAAGCAGCCCGCGCCAATGCGGCCACTCTTTCGACTTATGCGAGCCGTATGGAAGAGGCGATCGGGATAGCGGGCGATCCTGGCAGCCTTGGCGCTGCGCTGACGGGCTTCGAGACGGCTTTGCAATCTGCTGCCAGCCGACCGGATGATGAGGTCCGCCTGGCGCAGGCAGTGGACGCCGCCGACCAGCTTGCCAGAGTTTTGAATTCTGCATCGACCGAGGTGCAGAAAAGCAGAAGTGCTGCTGATCAGGCGATTTCCCGCGATGTTGCAGCGCTGAATGTGGGGTTGGAGCGGGTTGCCTATCTCAACCGGCGAATCGCGGTGATCGAAGCCGAGGGGCGGGACAGCTCGTCCCTGGTTGATCAGCGGCAAAGACTGGTCGATGACATCGCAAAGATCGTCCCGGTTCAGGAAGTTGCACGGGAAGGCGGCAAGATCGCCTTGTTTACCAAAAGCGGTGCAGTTCTCTTGGATGGCAGCAGACCTGCCGAGATATCTTTCACTGCGGCACATGAAATCTCCGCGGATCGGACCGTCGGTTCTGGTGCGTTGTCACGGATTCAATTCGATGGAGCAGAGCTGACCGAAAGTCAGATGAGGCTTTTTTCCGGCGGCTCGTTGGAGGCGAATTTCACGATCCGAGATGAGCTGGCACCGAAGCTGCAAAATGATCTGGATGCACTCTCATTCGATCTGCATCAACGTTTGACTGACAGTACGGTCGACCCAACACTGACCGCGACCTCAACCGGGCTTTTCACGGATGCGGGCAACCGCGCCGATGCCACAAGCATCGTTGGCCTGGCGGGTCGTGTCAAGGTTAACGCGGCCGTGCGCCCCGGCGACGGCGGCCAGCTGTGGCGGATGCGCGCAGGTACTCACGCCGCTGCACCGGGCGTTACAGGTGACAATTCGCTTCTTCGGGCGATGACGGCCGCGCTGAACAAGCCATCCGGTGCACTTGCCGGAAGTGATTTCGAGGGGGTGGCAAGTCTCTCAGGGCGCTTTGCACTGGTTGAATCCCGCGTCTCGACCATCCGCGTCAACGCCGAGGCAGAGACCGCCATCCGCAACGGCCAGGCAGATACGATCTCATCCCGCTTCATGGGGGATGGCGTGGATAGCGATGCCGAGATGCAGAAACTGCTGCAATACGAACAGGCCTATGCGGCGAATGCGCGCGTTATTCAGGCCGTAAACGACATGATGGATCAGTTGCTGAGGATTTAA
- a CDS encoding flagellin, with protein sequence MTVHSIGDQARSFALQAASNRIKTNLSVLTSELSSGEVQDLGARLQGNTQGIADITSRLAMLSQLQRNATEAAAQAQGMTDVLDSVRSLTGTISLNLFIETSTTLEPVIKVRAAESAGALEAVVNRLNGAVAQRHLFAGANSDTAPLISATDILDQLEIFTAGLSNASDISAAVAAWFDAAPGGGGFLDTAYAGSTNQIQTLQVGENVSVALSTTAATPAIREQLKGLATAALVDRGLLAGQPQEQRALLHGGGKLLLDASSALAQEMAQIGYIQQRIELAQTEGSAASATLEIMRNEIRGADPYATSVAISEAETHLDALYAVTARLSKLRLVDYLR encoded by the coding sequence ATGACAGTTCACTCTATCGGCGATCAGGCCCGTTCCTTCGCGCTGCAAGCAGCGTCCAATCGTATCAAGACAAACCTGTCGGTGCTGACATCCGAGCTGTCCAGCGGTGAAGTTCAGGATCTGGGTGCTCGGCTTCAGGGCAACACTCAGGGTATTGCGGACATCACCTCACGGCTGGCGATGTTGTCGCAATTGCAGCGAAACGCGACCGAAGCCGCTGCGCAAGCCCAGGGCATGACGGATGTGCTCGATTCGGTGCGCAGCCTGACCGGTACGATCAGCCTCAACCTTTTCATTGAGACCTCGACCACCCTTGAACCGGTGATCAAGGTGCGGGCTGCTGAGTCGGCTGGCGCTCTGGAAGCGGTCGTGAATCGGCTGAACGGCGCTGTCGCGCAGCGTCATTTGTTTGCGGGGGCGAACAGTGACACGGCTCCGCTGATCTCTGCAACGGATATTCTGGACCAGTTGGAGATCTTCACCGCGGGCCTCAGCAACGCAAGCGATATCAGTGCCGCCGTGGCCGCTTGGTTTGATGCGGCGCCGGGCGGCGGTGGGTTCCTCGATACGGCCTATGCGGGGTCCACCAATCAGATCCAGACTTTGCAGGTCGGCGAGAATGTCAGTGTTGCCCTGTCGACAACTGCTGCCACGCCAGCTATTCGTGAACAGTTGAAGGGCCTCGCTACCGCGGCCCTGGTCGATCGGGGACTGCTGGCAGGACAGCCGCAGGAGCAACGGGCATTATTGCACGGCGGTGGCAAGCTGTTGCTGGATGCGAGCTCTGCTCTCGCGCAGGAGATGGCGCAGATAGGTTACATCCAGCAGCGGATCGAGCTCGCGCAGACCGAGGGTAGCGCAGCAAGCGCAACGCTGGAAATCATGCGAAATGAGATTCGCGGCGCCGATCCCTACGCCACGTCGGTCGCCATCAGCGAAGCGGAAACCCATCTTGACGCGCTATATGCCGTCACCGCCCGGCTGTCGAAGCTGCGTCTTGTGGATTATCTGAGATGA
- a CDS encoding flagellar basal body P-ring protein FlgI, with product MIRFWTLVFAILLPIQAMAAPVRLKDLADFDGVRGNDLVGYGLVVGLDGTGDSLRNAPFTEEMLAGLLERLGVNVTDDALRSKNVAAVVVTATLPPFARSGSRIDVSVSTIGDAKSLLGGTLVMTPLKAADGNIYAVAQGSIIAGGVAVEGEAARVVQGVPTAGAIPVGARVEREVEFDFAAVQNIRIALRNADFTTATRVEDAINRDFNRRLAVAQDSGTIVVEFRQLGDVNPARVLGRIENLLIEPEDRAKVVIDHKAGTIVMGEQVRISRVAVSQGSLTLRVSEAPLVSQPNPFSAGETVTVPRTMAEVREEPGIGFAEVSSETSLSDLVEGLNALGVRPRDMIDILKSIHAAGALHADLIIE from the coding sequence ATGATCAGGTTTTGGACCCTCGTTTTCGCGATCCTGCTGCCGATTCAGGCCATGGCCGCCCCTGTTCGTTTGAAAGATCTTGCCGATTTCGATGGTGTGCGCGGCAATGATCTTGTGGGCTATGGTTTGGTCGTGGGTCTTGACGGAACGGGTGACAGTCTGCGCAACGCCCCGTTTACCGAGGAAATGCTGGCCGGATTGCTGGAACGTCTGGGTGTGAACGTCACGGATGACGCGCTACGTTCGAAAAATGTTGCAGCGGTCGTGGTGACGGCGACATTGCCGCCCTTCGCAAGATCGGGCAGTCGGATCGACGTCAGTGTGTCGACGATCGGTGACGCCAAAAGCCTTTTGGGCGGCACCTTGGTGATGACGCCGCTGAAGGCTGCGGATGGGAATATTTACGCTGTCGCCCAAGGGTCGATCATCGCAGGCGGTGTCGCGGTTGAGGGCGAGGCGGCCCGGGTCGTCCAAGGCGTGCCAACGGCCGGCGCCATCCCGGTCGGCGCGCGGGTAGAGCGCGAGGTCGAGTTCGACTTTGCTGCGGTGCAGAATATCAGGATCGCGCTGCGAAATGCCGACTTCACGACGGCAACACGGGTCGAAGATGCGATCAACCGGGATTTCAACCGCCGCCTGGCCGTGGCGCAGGACAGCGGCACGATTGTTGTCGAATTCCGCCAACTGGGCGACGTTAACCCTGCGCGCGTGCTAGGCCGTATCGAAAACCTTCTCATCGAACCAGAGGATCGCGCGAAGGTGGTGATCGACCATAAGGCGGGCACCATTGTGATGGGTGAACAGGTGCGGATTTCACGTGTCGCTGTATCGCAAGGATCGCTGACGCTGCGTGTCAGTGAGGCGCCGCTGGTTTCTCAGCCCAATCCGTTTTCGGCCGGCGAGACGGTCACCGTGCCTCGCACGATGGCGGAGGTCAGAGAAGAACCTGGCATAGGCTTTGCAGAAGTGTCGAGTGAAACCTCGTTAAGCGATCTTGTGGAAGGACTGAATGCGCTTGGCGTCAGGCCGCGGGACATGATTGATATCCTGAAATCCATCCACGCAGCGGGCGCGCTTCATGCTGATCTCATTATCGAATAG
- the rfbC gene encoding dTDP-4-dehydrorhamnose 3,5-epimerase, whose protein sequence is MKIEALKLPGVLLLTPARHGDARGFFSESWNRKTLRETGVDLPEFVQDNHSLSHKAGTLRGLHYQAPPFAQGKLVRCGRGALFDVAVDARRGSPTYGEWVGVELSYENGQQLWVPPGFLHGFVTKEPDTEIIYKCTAHYDRVSDGGVLWNSLGIDWGLDDPVLSEKDEKLPEFENWASPFEFGAF, encoded by the coding sequence ATGAAGATAGAAGCGCTGAAGCTTCCAGGGGTTCTGTTGCTGACCCCGGCGCGCCACGGCGATGCGCGCGGCTTCTTTTCGGAAAGCTGGAACAGGAAAACCCTGCGCGAGACTGGTGTCGACCTGCCGGAATTCGTGCAAGACAACCACTCTCTCTCGCATAAGGCGGGCACCCTTCGCGGTTTGCATTACCAGGCACCGCCTTTCGCGCAGGGCAAGCTTGTTCGCTGTGGCAGGGGGGCTCTGTTTGACGTTGCCGTTGATGCGCGCCGAGGCAGTCCGACCTATGGGGAATGGGTCGGCGTCGAGCTGTCTTACGAGAATGGGCAGCAACTTTGGGTGCCGCCCGGGTTCCTGCACGGCTTCGTGACCAAAGAGCCGGATACCGAAATCATCTACAAATGCACCGCCCATTATGACCGCGTCAGCGACGGTGGCGTGCTGTGGAACAGCCTTGGCATTGACTGGGGTCTGGACGATCCTGTTCTGTCCGAGAAAGATGAAAAACTGCCCGAATTCGAAAATTGGGCCTCACCCTTTGAGTTCGGAGCGTTTTGA
- the rfbB gene encoding dTDP-glucose 4,6-dehydratase has protein sequence MKILVTGGAGFIGSAVVRLAIQRGHYVVNLDALTYSANLANIAEVADSPNYSFVQADIRDRDALDAIFDEYQPDAVMHLAAESHVDRSIDGPAAFIETNVIGTFNLLEAARAYWQKNAKPDFRFHHISTDEVFGSLGEDGQFTETTPYDPRSPYSASKAGSDHLVRAWHETYGLPVVLTNCSNNYGPYHFPEKLVPVVILRALAGESIPVYGDGGNIRDWLYVEDHADALLLVLEKGENGRSYNIGGENEARNIDLVRTICTHMDEMHPEGAPHDRLITFVTDRPGHDRRYAIDPERIRDELGWRPSVTVEEGLRRTVEWYLNNRDWWQPLLSRDGVGKRLGQG, from the coding sequence ATGAAAATTCTGGTGACAGGTGGTGCGGGCTTTATCGGCTCGGCAGTCGTCCGGCTTGCAATCCAGCGCGGGCATTACGTCGTCAATCTTGATGCTTTGACCTATTCGGCCAATCTGGCGAATATCGCCGAGGTTGCGGACAGCCCGAATTACAGTTTCGTGCAAGCGGACATCCGGGACCGCGATGCGCTGGATGCGATCTTTGACGAATATCAGCCCGACGCGGTGATGCATTTGGCAGCAGAAAGCCATGTGGATCGCTCGATCGACGGGCCAGCAGCCTTTATCGAAACCAATGTGATCGGCACTTTCAACCTTCTGGAGGCTGCGCGCGCCTATTGGCAGAAGAACGCAAAGCCCGATTTCCGCTTTCATCACATTTCGACGGATGAGGTTTTCGGCAGCCTCGGGGAAGATGGGCAGTTTACCGAAACCACGCCCTACGATCCGCGCAGCCCTTATTCCGCCAGCAAGGCGGGGTCAGACCATCTGGTCCGCGCCTGGCACGAAACCTATGGGTTGCCGGTCGTTCTGACCAACTGTTCCAACAATTACGGGCCGTATCATTTCCCGGAAAAGCTGGTGCCGGTTGTCATTCTGCGCGCTCTGGCCGGAGAATCCATCCCGGTCTATGGCGATGGCGGCAATATCCGCGACTGGCTCTACGTCGAAGATCACGCCGATGCCCTGCTGCTGGTGCTGGAAAAAGGCGAAAACGGGCGCAGCTACAATATCGGCGGCGAGAATGAGGCACGGAATATCGATCTCGTGCGGACGATTTGCACCCATATGGATGAGATGCATCCCGAAGGGGCGCCTCATGACCGTCTGATCACCTTCGTGACCGACCGGCCGGGCCATGACCGTCGCTATGCCATCGACCCAGAGCGGATCCGCGATGAATTGGGCTGGCGTCCATCCGTCACTGTCGAGGAAGGTCTTCGGCGCACCGTCGAATGGTATCTGAACAATCGCGACTGGTGGCAGCCGCTTCTGAGCCGCGATGGCGTCGGCAAACGCCTGGGACAGGGCTGA
- the rfbD gene encoding dTDP-4-dehydrorhamnose reductase, with the protein MSRFLVFGRSGQVARELATLLPDADFMGREQIDLVQTDRIAAAIEELRPAAIINAAAYTAVDKAETEQDQARLLNSDAPARMARTAARLDIPFLHISTDYVFDGSGDQPWQEGDATGPLGIYGKTKLAGEREIAAQDGRWAVMRTSWVFSRHGNNFVKTMLRLGRERDALNIVADQVGGPTAAADIARTLVQMANDMVAGGEVRGLYHYSGASAVSWADFAREIFAQAQIDCEVRDIATADYPTPARRPGNSRLDCSRLQKDLGVRQPDWREGLRNVLVEWDKII; encoded by the coding sequence ATGTCGCGATTCCTGGTCTTCGGGCGCTCTGGTCAGGTCGCCCGCGAGTTGGCGACCCTGCTGCCCGATGCCGATTTTATGGGCCGAGAGCAGATCGATCTGGTGCAGACCGACCGGATCGCCGCCGCGATCGAAGAGCTGCGTCCCGCGGCGATCATCAACGCCGCCGCCTATACGGCCGTCGACAAGGCCGAAACCGAGCAGGATCAGGCCCGGCTGCTGAACAGTGACGCGCCTGCGCGGATGGCGCGTACGGCGGCCCGCCTTGACATCCCGTTTCTGCATATTTCGACAGATTACGTCTTTGACGGCTCGGGCGATCAGCCTTGGCAAGAGGGTGACGCGACCGGCCCCTTGGGTATCTATGGAAAAACCAAGCTGGCCGGAGAGCGCGAAATTGCGGCTCAGGATGGTCGGTGGGCGGTGATGCGAACCTCTTGGGTGTTTTCGCGTCACGGCAACAATTTCGTCAAGACGATGCTGCGATTGGGCCGCGAACGCGACGCGCTGAACATCGTCGCGGATCAGGTTGGCGGGCCCACCGCTGCCGCAGATATCGCCAGGACGCTGGTCCAGATGGCCAATGACATGGTGGCGGGCGGAGAGGTCCGGGGCCTCTACCACTATTCGGGCGCATCGGCGGTCAGCTGGGCGGATTTCGCGCGAGAGATCTTTGCGCAGGCGCAGATCGACTGCGAGGTGCGTGATATCGCGACGGCGGATTATCCAACGCCCGCACGCCGACCGGGAAATTCCCGGCTGGATTGTTCGCGGCTTCAGAAAGACCTGGGCGTCCGACAGCCTGATTGGCGCGAAGGACTGCGCAATGTGCTAGTGGAATGGGACAAGATAATATGA
- the rfbA gene encoding glucose-1-phosphate thymidylyltransferase RfbA, translated as MTQRKGIVLAGGSGTRLYPITMGVSKQLLPLYDKPMIYYPISVLMLAGIREIAIITTPEDQQQFQRLLGDGAQWGLSFEYIVQPSPDGLAQAYLLAEDFLAGAPSAMVLGDNIFFGHGLPLLLQSADQRDKGGTVFGYHVSDPERYGVVDFDQDGRARSIIEKPQNPPSSFAVTGLYFLDGSAPRRAAEVQPSERGELEITTLLESYLADGSLTVEKMGRGFAWLDTGTHASLLDAGNFVRTLANRQGLQTGCPEEIAFEAGWISVEEMQARAKMFAKNAYGKYLAGVLKEHGH; from the coding sequence ATGACGCAACGCAAGGGCATCGTTCTGGCCGGTGGTTCGGGGACACGGCTTTATCCCATCACGATGGGCGTTTCAAAGCAGCTTCTGCCGCTGTATGACAAGCCGATGATCTATTATCCGATCAGCGTTCTGATGCTGGCCGGTATCCGCGAGATCGCGATCATCACCACGCCTGAGGATCAGCAGCAATTTCAGCGGCTTCTGGGCGATGGCGCGCAATGGGGCCTGTCATTCGAATATATCGTGCAGCCGTCGCCGGACGGTCTGGCGCAGGCCTATCTGCTGGCCGAGGATTTCCTCGCCGGTGCGCCCTCGGCCATGGTGCTGGGTGACAATATCTTCTTCGGTCACGGTCTGCCGCTTTTGCTGCAATCGGCGGATCAGCGCGATAAGGGCGGAACGGTGTTTGGCTATCACGTCTCGGATCCGGAACGCTATGGCGTCGTGGATTTCGATCAGGACGGGCGCGCGCGTTCGATCATCGAAAAACCACAGAACCCCCCGTCAAGCTTTGCGGTGACGGGGCTGTATTTTCTGGATGGCAGCGCACCGCGCCGCGCGGCCGAGGTGCAGCCTTCGGAGCGTGGAGAGCTGGAGATCACGACACTTCTGGAAAGCTATCTGGCCGATGGCAGCCTGACGGTAGAGAAGATGGGTCGTGGCTTCGCCTGGCTGGATACCGGGACGCATGCCAGCCTGCTGGATGCCGGCAATTTCGTGCGCACGCTGGCCAACCGTCAGGGTCTGCAGACCGGCTGTCCGGAGGAGATTGCCTTCGAGGCGGGCTGGATCTCGGTCGAAGAGATGCAGGCGCGGGCGAAGATGTTCGCGAAGAATGCCTATGGGAAATATCTTGCGGGCGTGCTGAAAGAGCATGGCCATTAA
- a CDS encoding glycosyltransferase, producing the protein MSITTAFELEISPGADRGEIVILLASYNGGRFIETQLDSIARQSYGNWRLIVSDDVSTDDSVRLISEFAASRPEGQVRQIRGPGRGATQNFLHLIEQAPQGAMLAFADQDDEWLPHKLARAAAALSRVSGPAHYAARTVVADENLSPITETRHFTRPLAFRNALVQACMAGNTSVFNGAAADLLKQAVAAAQAADIESHDWWAYQLTSGCGATMLHDAEPALLYRQHSRAEMGRNDTPLAMARRLGRLFAGEYGGWLLANRAAFRPVTQLLTAENREIFDRFSDALDRSGPATAMSFRRLGLYRQTTVGTAALLSAAVLGRL; encoded by the coding sequence TTGTCGATCACCACCGCATTTGAACTTGAGATTTCGCCCGGCGCCGATCGGGGCGAAATCGTGATCCTGCTGGCCAGCTATAATGGCGGGCGATTTATCGAGACGCAGTTGGACAGCATCGCGCGGCAATCCTATGGCAATTGGCGCCTGATCGTGTCGGATGACGTTTCGACGGATGACAGTGTCAGGCTGATCTCGGAGTTCGCTGCAAGCCGACCTGAAGGTCAGGTGCGGCAGATCCGAGGACCCGGCCGGGGTGCGACACAGAATTTTCTGCATCTGATCGAGCAGGCACCGCAGGGCGCGATGCTGGCCTTTGCCGATCAGGATGACGAATGGCTGCCCCACAAGCTGGCAAGGGCCGCTGCCGCGCTATCGCGCGTATCAGGCCCAGCGCATTATGCCGCCCGGACGGTGGTCGCGGATGAAAACCTGTCGCCAATCACCGAGACCCGCCATTTTACCCGCCCCCTGGCCTTTCGGAACGCATTGGTCCAAGCCTGCATGGCCGGTAATACCTCTGTTTTCAATGGTGCGGCGGCGGACCTTCTGAAGCAGGCTGTCGCCGCCGCACAAGCAGCTGACATCGAATCGCATGATTGGTGGGCCTATCAGCTGACCTCGGGATGCGGTGCGACGATGCTGCATGATGCGGAACCCGCGCTGCTTTATCGCCAGCATTCACGTGCAGAGATGGGCCGAAACGACACACCCCTTGCGATGGCGCGTCGGCTGGGCAGGCTTTTTGCCGGGGAGTACGGGGGCTGGTTGCTTGCAAACCGGGCCGCATTTCGGCCTGTCACCCAGCTTCTCACTGCCGAAAATCGCGAGATCTTCGACCGCTTCTCGGATGCGCTGGATCGCAGCGGACCGGCGACAGCGATGTCGTTCAGGAGGCTGGGCCTCTATCGCCAGACGACCGTGGGCACCGCCGCGCTGCTGAGTGCGGCGGTCCTTGGCAGGCTTTAA